GGGCTCCAGGCCTTTGAAGGAGGTCGGTACCAAGAGGCGATCGCGCATTACCGGAAGGCGCTCAAACTCAAGTCCACCGAGCACAACTTTTATTTCGCGATGGCCCGCGCTTACGCACAGCTTGGCCAGGACACAGAGGTCGTGAACAACCTGCGGCTGGCGGAGAAGTACGCTTCGGATCCCGCGAACAGGCTCCGCTACGCCCAGAAGCTCGAGCTGCTGAAAGGCATCCGCAGTGACCCCGCTTTCCCTGTGCGTTGAAATTCGGCGCTCAGGGCTGTCATGCCAGGCAGGGGTTGATGGCCCGCGGCCGAAGGCGCTGATCTTCTAGAACCTTTATTTCTGAGCTGAAACTTGCCGGGCCCGCCGCGCTGCCGCCATGCGCTTGGGTTCGGCTACCAGGCGCGAGCGCCAGAGGAGATTGTGGGGCGTGACCGTGGCCCCAACGAATTCCACTACCTCGGTCTCGTAACCCGCCGCTTCGAGGTTCCATGTGCGCTCGGCATCCACCAGCGCTTGTATGAAGCGCCGCCGCACGGGACCCTGCCGCGGGATTCCCAAGCGCACGGCCATTTCCTCGGCCCGATTCGCCGCGGCCACAGCGTTGCTGGTACAACATGGGACGAGGAGCAGCATCCGGGCTTTGGTTGCGATGGCCTGCTCGATGACGGCGTCGGCCGCCGGCCCGCAGGCGTGCAGCGCCGCCACAATCGACGGCCGCTCCGGCCAGGCTTCCACAGCCGAGAGGTCTGCCACGCGACACTCGATGGGGATCGTTGTCTCCAGACGTGCCGCTGCCCGGCGACTCAGTGCCGCCCTCCGCGGATCCCGCTCGATCGTTACCACGGTGGCAGACCGCCCCATGGGCTCCAGGAGAAGCTTGGCCGAGAGCAGCCCCAGATATGACTTGCCGGCCGCTGCGTCGATCAGCACCAGCGGTGATCGGCTCGAAAACCGGCGCACAGCGCGCCCCACTTCTGCAAGCATGGCGGCCACTTCAAGGGCTTTGCGCCGGTCTTCCTGCCGCAGGTCCGCGCCCGGAGCAGCTATATAGAGAAGATCCAGCCAGCGCCCGACCTCCGAAGCCGTTATCTCTACCATCGCTTTCCCCGGATGAGTTCGTTTACCTCTGAAGAGCCGTCGTGCCGGAGGGAGCCAGTTTTGGGGACACCCAATGTCGTGCCGCGCACGCGTCGGTCAGTAACCATCGGGTCAACGCGCCGAAAGCGCACGTTGCCATCCGCAGTTTAAAAATCTCCGGGCATGTTATGACAATCTCTTCCCCTCGAGTGAGCAAAACGCTATTATCGCCTGATCTGACACCACAATGACACAGAGATCTGCGGTCTTCGCGGTTCGTTGAGGAGCAGCTATGCAGAAAGGAACGAAGTATGCTCTAGGGTTCGGAGCAGTCCCGTTTGTTACTCTTGCCCTTGCGTTGCCTTTCATCAACCGGGCGGAACCGTTCATTCTGGGCCTTCCCTTTGTCCTGTTCTGGATCATCCTCTGGGTGGCGCTGACGCCGCTGGCACTGCTTGCCGCCTACCGGTGCGAAAAGAAATTCAACCTCCGTGAAAAGGAGGATGAAGAGTGAACCTGGCTCTGATCATCATCTTCGCGGTCATTCTCTTGTCTTCACTCGTGGGCATACGCGCCGGCAGGCGCAGGAAAATGGATCTGGAAATGTGGACCGTCGGGGGGAGGCGCTTCGGCGTCATCCTGATCTGGCTGCTGATGGCCGGCGAAATATACACGACCTTCACGTTTTTGGGAGCGAGCGGATGGGCATACGCCAAAGGCGCCCCTGCATTCTACATACTCATTTACGGCACCCTCGCCTACACCCTTTCGTTCTTTATCCTGCCGGCAATCTGGAGACTCGGCAAAAAGCACGGGCTTCACACCCAGCCCGACTTTTTTGTCTATCGTTACAACAACCGCTATCTGGGCGTTTTTGTGGCCGTCGTCGGCGTGATTTTCATCATCCCGTATCTGCAGTTGCAGCTGAAGGGGCTGGGGCTGATCGTCACGGAGGCCAGCAACAGGACCATAGGCTTCAACACCGCAATTCTGATCTCCTTTTTGCTGACCTGCGCATTTGTCTTCACCAGCGGCATTCGCGGCAGTGCGTGGGTTTCGATCATCAAAGACATCATGATGCTTCTTTCGGTCGCAGTAGTCGGCTTGGGGGCACCTTTCATTTACTTCGGCGGCATCGGCGGCATGTTTCGCGCCCTGCTTGCGCAACATCCAAACCATCTGACATTTCCCGGCGCCACCGCCAACATGGATGTGGTCTGGGTCATGTCGACGGTGCTGCTCACCGGCGCCGGTTTTTACATGTGGCCGAATATTTTTGCGACGGTATTCTCGGCAAAGAGCGCGGACACCATCAAGCGCAATGCCATTATCATGCCGCTCTATCAACTGCCGATCCTCTTGATCCTGTTCGTGGGATTTACTGCTCTGATGGTCATCCCCGGGCTGAAAGACGGCGACTTCGCCTTCCTGTCGCTCGTGAATAAAACCTACCCTTCGTGGTTTATGGGATTCGTGGGCGCCGCCGGCGCGGTAACCGCCATGGTGCCGGCTTCGATCCTCGTGCTGTTCGCATCCACGTTGATTGCCAAGAATGTCTATCAGACCGGTATTAATCCCCGGGCAAGTGAGGAATCGGTGGTCCGGTTGTCCCGCTTCATGGTGCTTGTGGTCATGGCTGCCGGTTTGGTATTTGCCATTTTGCTGCCCAACGCCCTGGTAGATTTGTTGTTGATCGGCTACAACGGCGTGTCGCAGTTCTGCCCCGGTGTCGTCTTGGGTTTATTTTGGAGAAGAATCAACGCCACTGCCGTGTTTTCCGGTATGATTGCCGGTCTGGCGCTGGTCCTGGTGCTGGTCCTCGACAAGCACGATCCCTTCTTCGGCATGAACGCCGGCTTTGTTGCTCTGGCGACCAATTTCGCGGTCACCATCCTCGTCAGCTGGCTGAATCCTGCGGCGAAGCGGTGCCCCCGTCAAATGGTCACTGAGTCTTGTCCTTAAAAACAGTTGGATACAGTTGGTGTGCGCATGCCGGGCACAGGCCATGGGTGAATTCTGTATCCGTATGATCCTCGATGTAGCGCTCGATTGCGACCCAGGAGTCCTGCCGGGCCCACTCCGCTCCCTCCAGGCGCACTTTCTTGCATTGCGCGCATATGGGAAGGAGTCCTTCCAGGCGTTTGATGCGGCGAATCGAACTCTGGAGAGCGGCAATCCCACTGATCAGCTTGCCGCCTGTGAGGGCAATCACGCCAAATCCAAGACCCAAGAAGAGGGCGTGCAATATCAGAATCTGCCTGCGCTCGGCTGCCATCACCTTTAGAAACGGAGCATAGCTGAACGACACGCTGACGCCGCCGAAAACGTTCTGTCGGGCTTGGCCGTCCGGGGTGTGACAGGAGGCACACGAGGGGCCCGTGCGGAGGGGGGCCATATACCTGAAGATACTCGTCTCCCCTTTGCCGACGACCGCAAATTCCTCTTTGTTTCCGTCTTCAAAGCGAGTCAGGGCGTGCCGCTCCCAGTCGTCGGGCTGGTTGTCGGGCCTGAGCGGCTCAAGGCCGGCTATGTGGAGGTGGATGCCCCTTTCGTGGCTGAGGAGCTCCGAGAGCAGCCGTGTCATCTGAGCGTGGTTGACCATCGTCAGCTTCATGCCATCGGCTGTCGACAGGTCACGCATCGGGTCCCGCAGATAGGGATTCGGCACGGCACTGTCGGACTGCCGGACATATATCCCCCCTTGCTTGAGGTTCCATTCCCGTACGGAATCAATCGCCTGATAGAAGGACCGCCCCATTTCTGCCGCAAGACTTCGATATTCGGAGTCGAGGCCGCGCATATCGAAATAGAATGATGTGAGGATCGAAAGCAAGAGAGCCAGGCTGAGAAACAGGAGGAACCTGCGAGCCTGGACCACCGTTGGTGTTTTGTTGCTCATCGATGCCAACAGGGGCAGATCGGCCATGGCCTCCCTGAGCCGGTTCCAGATCCAAGGCTTTCGGATCGGATCTTTTTGATCGGCAGAAGGATGCGGGAATCGGCCCGGTGGCGTCTGCAGAATGTTCATTGGAGTAGCTTTCTCGCAAAGCGGTAAAATTTCCCGCTTTTCAGAATAGTTTCCCTTCTCAGTTTCGTGGCCGAAACCGCGAAGTTCCCGTTTTATAAGTAGTTACTCTCAAGACCCGAAAATAAACTGCAACCATGTGAGGCAATTGTTGTGCCTTGCAGTCCGGCTCGATCGCAGGCGCATCAATAATACCGAGCTGGATGGGAAGCAGGAAAATGGGAGGGAGACACCCGGTTGAATCAGGTGACCGTCCACCGTGGCAAGCCGCATGAAAACTGACGGTTTCAGAGGGCATCGTCCTTGGCCAGCCCGAGAGCACGGATGCGTTTGTGCAGGCGGGTGCGCTCAATGCCGAGGGTGCGTGCGGCGGCGGAGACATTTCCACCGGCTTCCTCCAGTGCCTGGCGGATGAGGTCGCGCTCGGCCTGTGCCCTGGTTTCCTCGAGGCTGGAGGGGACGCCGGTGGCGCGGGGAAGCCGGATTTCCAATGGTATGGATTCAACCGTGATGGTATCGGACGTCGACAGAATGGCCATGCGCTCGATGACATTGCGCAGTTCCCGGACATTGCCGGGCCATCGATAGTTGCGCAGCGCGGCAATCACATCGTCCTCGATGCGTTTGGACTTGAAATTGTTGCGGCTGCAGAACTCGCCAAGAAAATACTCTGCCAACGGCCGAA
This is a stretch of genomic DNA from Terriglobia bacterium. It encodes these proteins:
- a CDS encoding SAM-dependent methyltransferase; translation: MVEITASEVGRWLDLLYIAAPGADLRQEDRRKALEVAAMLAEVGRAVRRFSSRSPLVLIDAAAGKSYLGLLSAKLLLEPMGRSATVVTIERDPRRAALSRRAAARLETTIPIECRVADLSAVEAWPERPSIVAALHACGPAADAVIEQAIATKARMLLLVPCCTSNAVAAANRAEEMAVRLGIPRQGPVRRRFIQALVDAERTWNLEAAGYETEVVEFVGATVTPHNLLWRSRLVAEPKRMAAARRARQVSAQK
- a CDS encoding DUF3311 domain-containing protein: MQKGTKYALGFGAVPFVTLALALPFINRAEPFILGLPFVLFWIILWVALTPLALLAAYRCEKKFNLREKEDEE
- a CDS encoding sodium:solute symporter family protein, whose amino-acid sequence is MNLALIIIFAVILLSSLVGIRAGRRRKMDLEMWTVGGRRFGVILIWLLMAGEIYTTFTFLGASGWAYAKGAPAFYILIYGTLAYTLSFFILPAIWRLGKKHGLHTQPDFFVYRYNNRYLGVFVAVVGVIFIIPYLQLQLKGLGLIVTEASNRTIGFNTAILISFLLTCAFVFTSGIRGSAWVSIIKDIMMLLSVAVVGLGAPFIYFGGIGGMFRALLAQHPNHLTFPGATANMDVVWVMSTVLLTGAGFYMWPNIFATVFSAKSADTIKRNAIIMPLYQLPILLILFVGFTALMVIPGLKDGDFAFLSLVNKTYPSWFMGFVGAAGAVTAMVPASILVLFASTLIAKNVYQTGINPRASEESVVRLSRFMVLVVMAAGLVFAILLPNALVDLLLIGYNGVSQFCPGVVLGLFWRRINATAVFSGMIAGLALVLVLVLDKHDPFFGMNAGFVALATNFAVTILVSWLNPAAKRCPRQMVTESCP
- a CDS encoding DUF3365 domain-containing protein, giving the protein MADLPLLASMSNKTPTVVQARRFLLFLSLALLLSILTSFYFDMRGLDSEYRSLAAEMGRSFYQAIDSVREWNLKQGGIYVRQSDSAVPNPYLRDPMRDLSTADGMKLTMVNHAQMTRLLSELLSHERGIHLHIAGLEPLRPDNQPDDWERHALTRFEDGNKEEFAVVGKGETSIFRYMAPLRTGPSCASCHTPDGQARQNVFGGVSVSFSYAPFLKVMAAERRQILILHALFLGLGFGVIALTGGKLISGIAALQSSIRRIKRLEGLLPICAQCKKVRLEGAEWARQDSWVAIERYIEDHTDTEFTHGLCPACAHQLYPTVFKDKTQ